A single Lolium perenne isolate Kyuss_39 chromosome 6, Kyuss_2.0, whole genome shotgun sequence DNA region contains:
- the LOC127309279 gene encoding heat shock cognate 70 kDa protein-like, whose amino-acid sequence MASTKVDGPAIGIDLGTTYSCVAVWRPLHQRVEVIANDQGSRTTPSCVAFTESWRLVGDAAMNQADMNPVNTVFDAKRLIGRRFSDASVQGDIKLWPFKVISGPSNRPTIVVQYRGEEKHFSAEEISSMVLVKMYQTAESYLGTTVKNAVITVPVYFNDSQRQATMDAGTIAGLNVIRIINEPSAAAIAYGLMDMVYDNGEVKTVLIFDFGGGTLDISVINIDRDTFTVKATSGDTHLGGEDLNNRMVEHFVQDFLKRHKSDIGSNPRALMRLRTACERAKRMLSSTAQAKFEIDSLHDGIDFYGSITRARFEELNMDLFRKCMEHVRKCLTDAKMDKSQIDDVVLVGGSTDIPKVQQLLQDFFSGKKLCKKINPDEAVAYGAAIQAGILNGEYNQKAQDLLLLDVTPLSLGIEIDRDRFMSVLIPRNTTIPVKKEGVFTTDCDNQTAALIQVYEGEGAFTQDNRILGMFTLNDIPPAPRCVPKINVTFEIEANGILKVVAEETKTGNKNKITITNNKGGLSKEEIERMVRDASTYKYADKKEMKEVKQER is encoded by the exons ATGGCAAGCACCAAGGTGGACGGGCCGGCGATCGGCATCGACCTCGGGACGACCTACTCCTGCGTGGCCGTGTGGCGACCGCTGCACCAACGCGTCGAGGTCATCGCCAATGACCAGGGCAGCCGCACCACCCCGTCTTGCGTGGCTTTCACCGAGTCATGGCGGCTCGTTGGCGACGCGGCCATGAACCAGGCGGACATGAACCCTGTCAACACTGTTTTCG ATGCAAAGCGACTGATCGGCCGGCGATTCAGTGATGCGTCAGTGCAAGGAGATATCAAGCTATGGCCTTTCAAGGTGATTTCAGGTCCTAGTAACCGACCGACAATCGTGGTGCAGTACAGGGGCGAGGAGAAGCACTTCTCGGCAGAAGAGATTTCCTCTATGGTGCTAGTCAAGATGTATCAGACCGCTGAGTCCTACCTTGGAACCACGGTGAAAAATGCCGTCATCACTGTCCCGGTCTACTTCAACGACTCACAACGTCAGGCCACCATGGACGCTGGCACTATCGCTGGCCTCAACGTCATTCGCATCATCAACGAGCCCTCAGCAGCGGCCATAGCCTATGGCCTGATGGACATGGTGTACGACAACGGTGAAGTGAAGACGGTGCTGATATTTGATTTTGGTGGCGGTACTTTGGATATATCTGTTATCAATATTGACAGGGACACTTTTACGGTCAAGGCCACTTCCGGTGACACTCACCTCGGCGGTGAGGATCTCAACAACCGGATGGTGGAGCATTTTGTGCAGGATTTTCTTAAGAGACATAAGAGTGACATTGGAAGCAACCCGAGGGCGCTCATGCGGCTGAGGACAGCATGCGAGAGGGCCAAGAGAATGTTGTCCTCGACAGCGCAGGCTAAATTTGAGATCGACTCGCTCCACGATGGCATTGACTTCTATGGGAGCATCACTCGTGCTCGGTTCGAGGAGCTCAACATGGACTTGTTCCGCAAGTGCATGGAACATGTGCGGAAGTGCCTCACTGACGCCAAGATGGACAAGTCACAGATCGACGATGTTGTGCTCGTCGGGGgatccaccgatatccccaaggtGCAGCAGCTGCTCCAGGATTTCTTCAGCGGGAAAAAGCTCTGCAAGAAAATAAACCCTGACGAGGCCGTCGCCTACGGCGCAGCTATCCAGGCCGGCATCCTCAACGGGGAGTACAACCAAAAGGCACAGGACCTGCTCCTACTCGACGTCACACCACTGTCTCTCGGGATAGAGATTGACAGAGATCGTTTCATGAGCGTTCTGATCCCCAGGAACACCACAATCCCAGTCAAGAAGGAAGGGGTTTTCACGACCGACTGTGACAACCAGACGGCCGCACTCATCCAGGTGTACGAGGGCGAGGGTGCATTCACCCAGGATAACAGGATTCTCGGCATGTTCACGCTCAATGACATCCCTCCGGCACCGAGGTGCGTGCCAAAGATCAATGTGACATTTGAAATCGAAGCAAACGGCATCCTGAAGGTGGTGGCAGAGGAAACAAAGACCGGGAACAAGAACAAGATCACCATCACTAACAACAAGGGTGGGTTGAGCAAGGAAGAGATCGAGCGGATGGTGCGTGATGCGAGCACGTACAAATACGCGGACAAGAAGGAAATGAAGGAAGTAAAGCAGGAACGCTGA